In Mycolicibacterium gadium, the genomic window CGAAAGTCGAAGTGGGCGCGGGCTTCTCCTGTGACGTGACCATCAACGGCGCGAAACGCACGGTGCAGGTGGTCTTCCAGGACGACCTCGGCACCTACGAGGTCGACGGACCGCGCTAGGGAGTCAGCGCAGGCCCGATTCGATGGCCGCGACGGTATCGGTCGCTTCGGGCCCGCAGAGCAACGGCAGGCCGACCGGGCCTGCGGCGAGGAGCCCGTCCACCCGGTTCCGGAGATCACCTGAGGTCACGTGTTCGTAGAGGCTCTCGCCGGGACAGGTCGTCGTTGAGCTGAAGTCACGGTGTCCCGCCAGCGTGTCAGGCGAGATGCCGAATTGCTGGGCGGCTGAGGCTAATACGAGCGCCGTCCCGTTGAGCTGATCCTCGCTGACCTGCTCCTTGTCGAAGTCGCCCTCGCACACGACGAGGAAGTGGCCGGTCGGGTCGTAACTCGTGGCGGTGTCGCCCACCAGGTCTGGCCTTCGAAGCTGGTAGATGTTCCCGTTGCGGTCGACGCTGAAGTGGTAGGCGATGTCGATCCATCCATGCGTGTCCTGGTGGTAGCGCTGGTGCTGACGGAGCCGGGCTGGAGCGTCGGCGTTGTCACCGAGAGTCACTTCGGTGTGATGGATCGTCATGCGACCGAGCGTGTGAGTCCTGCCGCCGGGGCGAGCTGGAGCGGCGCCCCACGCGTCCCGGCACAAGATCTGATGTGCCACCGGTGCAGCGGACGTCACGACAGGGACGGCAATCGGCGCGACGGCGGCCGCCAGTCCGGCGCCGCTCAGCCAGAGCAGCCGACGCCGGCTGATGAGGTCGGGACGGCCTTCGTGTTCGTCGGGCGGACGAATGTCCATGGCGCCCAGGATAAGCAGATGCCGGCCCGACCCAGACCCTTACGGCAGAACGGTTCTCATCAGCATGACGTTGTATGCCGACCACAGGGACACGTTGTAGTACAGCTCTCGGCCCGTCGACCACGGATGCAGGAAAGGCGCGTAGATGCCGCCGGGGAACTGCATCGACGGAACCAGCACGCGCTCCGGGCTCCACGGCCCCTGCGGTGCGGGCGCCGTCCTCATCACCATGTCGTTGGCGCCGTTGCCGTACAGCACCAGGTATTGCCCGAGATGCTTGTTGAACTGCGCGGACATCTCGCTGACGGGTCCGGGGATCACCGGCGTCGCCGCCGCGGGATCGCCCGGCACCCACGAGTTGGAGGCCGAACTCCAGTACTCGTACCTGCGAAGGTCGGGCACGCTCTGGGGCAGCACCCGCGACATGTACGCCGCACCACCGCGCCCCGCCGGGGTGCCGAACGAGTAGAGGTAGGGATCGCCGGGGCCCGGCGTCAGGAACGCGCCCTGCTGGAAGTTCTCATTGCCCGCGACGTACCGGACCCGGTCGGTGCTGTTCGGCGATGCCGGGCGCACGGAGTCCGGATAGACGCCCCAGTGCTCGCCGTTGTCCGGCGACACCGCGATGGCCGAGAAGTTCGTCGTCCAGCGACCGTCGCTGTCCCAATTCTTGATCGACATGAAGTTCAGGTACTGCTTGCCGCCGACTGCGATACCTGCGGTCGGGATGATGCCCTTCTCGGTCGGCGAGAACTTGATGCTGTTGATGATCTGCTTCGAAAGTCCTTGGGACCACAGGGGAGAACTCGAGGCCGACACCGTCTTGGACAGCACGCCGTCCCGGCTTCGGAACAGGGCGTTGTACCGCCACTGCTGGCCGCGCACACCGCAGTACCCATAGGTGTCGCCGAAGGCCATCAGCACCTCACCGCCACCGTTGTCCCACATGATGCCGAGGTCGGTGCCGGTGATGGCGAAGCGGTTGACGGTGTCGTTCGGGCTTTCCGGTCCGGTCACCCAGCCCACGAGCGACGTACCCGGTGGCGCCGGCGGCGGAGGAGGCGCCGGCGGCGCCACCGGGTTGGCATCGGGAACAGGCTGGGCGGCATCGGGCACCACCGCGGCTTGCTGGTCATACCGGGAGGCCCCTTGGACCTGCCCCAGACTCGGCAGTGCGGCGCCCTCATTGGCCCCGGTGGGCCGCTGGCCCCGAGGTCGACCGTCGCCCGGCAGGTCCGGAGTCTCGCCGGAGTTGGATGAGGCGGGAGGCTGGATAGCCGCGGCGGCACCGCTGCAGGGCTGGGCTAATGCGGTCGGTGCCACGCCGATGGCCACGGTGAGTACGGTCGCCGAAACCGCGGATATCGATGCGATGAGATGACGCGGCGACATGTCACACCTTTCGTGGCACGACGTCGCGGTGACGTCATAATCGGCTTCCTGTGACGATAGTGACCAGTGGGATTTTTGTGACTAGTGCTACCCGGATGGATACCCTTCCGTGACCGTGTCGCAACCGATGGCCCGCGCAAGCCGGGTCGTCGTTCAGAACCGTTGCCGCTCAGGACATGTCATCGAGACTGCTTCGCTCACCAGCACCCGCAATTGCGCCGAACACCAAAAGGATTACCGCACAGGCGAATACGTCTTCGCCCCCGGGCGTGCTAGGCTCTACACGGGTGTCTGTCGACATCCGTACACAATGAGAGAAGTAGAAAAGTATGACGCAGGGAACTGTGAAGTGGTTCAACAGCGATAAGGGCTTCGGCTTTATTGCTCCGGATGGCGGAGCGGACGACGTTTTCGTTCACTTCAGCGAAATCCAGGGAAATGGATACAAGTCGCTCGAGGAGAACCAGCGTGTTGAGTTCACCGTCGAGCAGGGGACCAAGGGTCCCCAGGCAGTCGGTGTGTCCGCCGTTTAACCTGATCTTGGTCGTGTGGGCTGGTGGGGACGTACCCGCCAGCCCACACCGCTATCTACGGACTTTGCGGTCGTCGGCGAAGGCGGATCACCGGTTTTATCGATGATCGGGTAAATTGGGTGTCAGGCCTTTCGCCTCAGCATTCTTCTGATGTCGCTCTCGCGATCAGCCTGCGGACGGATCTCCGTTCGCCCACTTCGTATGTATGGGCTCGCACCCGTATGTTTTAAGGACGTGTTCTATGGAATCGTCAGATCTGTTTTCACACCCCCATCAGCCGCACGTCGCCGACAAGCGCACGAGCTCCACGGAGCCCACACAGAATCCCACCTTCTCGGACAGCGACCAAAAGAAGTCATCTTCCGCTAAGCCCTTGTCGTGAACGGCCTGTCGGGGACGCGCCGGTTGGCCCGCCCCGTTCGCCTTCTGCTCGCACCCCAACTGGGCTCCGACATCGACGGGGCGTGGTGGCCGCATACCGCCTCGGTGGGCGCGGAGCTTCCTGAACTCATCGAACGTTTGCATGCGCCACTGGGGGAAATCGTCGACATCGCCATCAACTGGTCGCCCACCGAGGGCCCGGTCGATTTCGACTCGATCATCAGCGGCGCCAGAACGGTTGACAGCCCAGGCCCCCGGCGCCCTCGCCTGATGAAGGTCGAGGGGCGCGGTACCTGCGCGAATCTACTTGTGGTGCCCTACATGACGTCGGCGAATCTCGGCACGATGGTCATGCGCTGTGCGGCGGGTCTACCCGCCGTGCACGCGGATCGCGGCAGTCAGCTGTGGGAGACCGCGCGCACCGTGATGAGCGTCGCGCGAGGCGAGAGTGCGATCTGGGCCGGCCGGCTGCGCAACCCTCAGTCCTCCAAGGCCCGCCCCACGATCAACGAGTCCGGTTCGCCGACGACTTCGTCGTCTTTGTCGTCGTAGTCGAACTTCGCGAGGAGATGGCGCATTGCGTTGATGCGGGCGCGCTTCTTGTCGTTGCTCTTCACGACGATCCATGGCGCGTAGTCGGTGTCGGTTGCGGCGAACATCTCCTGCTTGGCCTGCGTGTACTGCTCCCACTTGTCGATCGACTCCATGTCCATCGGCGAGAACTTCCAGTTGCGTACGGGATCGACCAGACGGATCGCGAACCGGGTGCGCTGCTCGGCAGGTGACACCGAGAACCAGAACTTGGTGAGGTCCAGGCCCTGGCTGACGAGCATGTCTTCGAACATCGGTGCCTGCCTTAAGAATTCGGCGTGCTCCTCCGGGGTGCAGAACCCCATCACCTTTTCGACGCCGGCGCGGTTGTACCACGACCGGTCGAACAGGACCATCTCCCCGGCCGTCGGCAGATGCCTCACGTAGCGCTGGAAATACCATTGCGCCTTCTCGAGGTCGGTGGGTTTCTCCAGCGCCACCACCCGCGCGCCGCGAGGGTTGAGATGCTCCATGAACCGCTTGATGGTGCCGCCTTTGCCGGCGGCATCGCGGCCTTCGAAGACGATGACGTGCCGAGCCCCGGTGCGTTTGCTCCAGTTCTGCAGCTTGAGCAGCTCGATCTGTAGCCGCCGCTTCACGCGTTCGTACTCAGCGCGGGGCAGCCGGGAGTCGTAGGGATATCGCTCGCGCCACGTGTCGATGTAGTTGCCATCTTCGTCGAGCAGGACGGGGTCGTCGTCGTCCTCGTCGTTGACCGTATAGCCGTGTGTGCTTGTCGAGAGTGCCTCGAGATCGATCTCGGTCATGGTTTCAACGCTAGGGCAGTTGCCGCTAATGTTGGATTCGAGCGCATGCAAAAAGTCGCTGCGCCGACGCATATTCGGTCGTAAATTGGGGAAATCTCGACCAGGTCAGCTAGCGCAGTGAAGGAACTTTGGTGACCCATGGCGAGTAAGACCACCGGCGACGGTCTGCCCGATGTCGTCGTCACAGCGGTGGCGTCGAGCAATGCCTTGGCGACCAACGCCGAAGAAACCTGGCAGCAGTTGCTGGAGGGGCAGAGCGGAATTCGCCGCCTCGAGAAGCCGTTCGTCGATGAATACAACTTCCCCGTCCGCATCGGAGGTGAACTCCGAGAGGAATTCGACCAGTACCTCGACCGGGTCGAGCTCCGTCGGCTGTCCTACATGCAGAAGATGTCGCGGGTGCTCGGCCGACGCCTGTGGGAGACAGCCGGATCGCCCGAAGTCGACACCCGTCGCCTCCTCGTGTCGATCGGCCTCGCGCTCGCCAGCACCGAGGCGATGATCCGGCTCTACGACGACTTCCAGGAACGTGGCATGCGCGCGGCCAACCCGTTGGCTGTGCAGATGCACATGCCGAACGCGCCGGCCGCCTCGGTCGGCTTGGACTTGAAGGCCAGAGGGGGCATCACGTCCCCGGTGTTGGCAGACGCCTCGGGCGCGGCCGCCATCGCCGAAGCCTGGCAGGGCATCATCCTGGGCGAGGCCGATATCGCGATCTGCGGCGGCGTCGAGAACTGCATCGAAGCCGTGCCCGTCGCGGCATTCAACAACCTCGGGTGGTTGTCGACCAATGACGACGACCCGGCGGGTGCGTGCCGTCCGTTCGACACCGACCGCGATGGCATGGTGCTCGGCGAGGGCGCTGCGCTGATGCTCATCGAAACCGAGGAACACGCCAAGGCGCGAGGGGCTCCGATCCTCGCTCGACTGATGGGCGCGGCCATCACGTCGGACGGCTACGACGTCGTGGACCCCGACCCGACCGGTGAGCGGGCCGGCGACGCGATCAGCCGGGCGATTCACCTGGCGGGCCTCACGGCGACCGACATCGACCACGTCAACGCCCACGCCACCGGCACCAAACTCGGGGATCTTGCCGAAGCCCACGCGATCCGGCGCGCACTGGGCGACCATTCGGCGGCGGTATATGCGCCCAAGGCGGCGCTGGGTCATTCGTTGGGCGCCGCAGGAGCCGTGGAGGCGGTGCTGACGGTGCAGGCGCTGCGCGACGGCGTCATTCCGGCGACGCGCAACCTGAAGTCCCTCGATCCCGAGATCGACCTCGATGTGGTGGTGGACCGGCCTCGGCCCGGCGACTATCGGTACGCGGTGTCGAATTCCTTCGGGCTGGGCGGCAACAACGTCGTGCTGGCCTTCGGCGCGCCCTGATCAGCCCTTGACCAGGGTGAACTGGCCGAGTTCGCTGATGCCGCGCTCGAAGAAGTCCGCGCACCCGGTCAGGTACTTCATGTAGCGCTCGTAGACCTCTTCGGAGGTGGCGGCGACAGCCTCGTCGTGTGCGGCTTCGAGATTGTCGGCCCACGTTCGCAGGGTGCGGACGTAGTGCGGATTCAGGGTCTCGAAGTGGTGCATCGAGAAGCCGGCCTTGTCGGAAAGCCCGATGATGTCCTCGTCGCATGGGATGGAACCGCCGGGGAAGATCTCCTTGGCGATGAACCGCATGAACTTCAGGTCCGACATGACGATGGGAATGCCCAGGTCGGGCCAGCGCTTGAGCGGATGCCCCATGATCGTCTGCAGGACCAGGCGGCCACCTTCGGGAAGGATGCGGTTGCACGTTTCGAAGAAGGGGAAGTACCGCTCCTTGGGGAATGCCTCGAACGCCTCGATGCTGACGATGCGGTCGACGGGTTCGTCGAACTCCTCCCAGCCGTGTAGCTCGACGCGGGTGCTGCGGTCGGTGTCGAGCGACTTGAAGAGCTGCCGGCAGTAGCGGTGCTGGTTCTTGCTCAGGGTCAGGCCGACGACGTTGACGTCGTAGCGCTCGACGGCGCGCTGCATTACCGAGCCCCAGCCGCAGCCGACATCGAGCAACGTCATGCCCGGCTGTAGATCCAGCTTGCCGAGTGCCAGATCGATTTTGGCTAACTGCGCTTCCCCGAGCGTCATGTCATCACGCTCGAAGAACGCGCAACTGTACGTTCGCGAGGAATCCTGGAAGAGACCGAAGAACTCGTCCGAGAGATCGTAATGGGCCTGGATCTCTTCGAAGTGAGGCCGCATATCGGTTGGTCCGGACTCGATGTCAGTCATTGTCGATGACCCTACTAAATAGACTCAAATGATTACGAGACGAATCACGCCTTCTCGCAGGTGAACTGACACACATCGGTGTAGCCGTTGCGGAAAAGGTCGGCGCAGCCGGTCAGGTACTTCAAGAACCGCTCGTAGACCTCGTCGGACGTGACCGCGATGGCCTCGTCTTTCTTGGCCTCGAGATTTGCCGCCCACGTGTCCAGTGTTCGGACGTAATGCGGTTGCAGGTGTTGCTCGCGTGTCACGTTGAAGCCGGCGCCGACTGCGTGCTTCTTGACCATCGACGCCAGGGGCAGACGACCGCCGGGGTAGATCTCGTCCATGATGAACTTGATGAAGCGGACGTTCGACATGGTCAGCGGCAGTCCCTTGGCTTTGATCTCCTCGTCCTCGGGGATGATGATCGTGTGCAGCAGCATGACGCCGTCTTCGGGTAGGCAGTTGAAGGTCTTCTTGAAGTAGTCGTCGTACTTGTTGAAGCCGAAGTGCTCGAACGCGCCGATGGACACGATTCGGTCGACGGGCTCGTCGAAGTCCTCCCACGGCTGCAGACGGACCTCCATGTTGCGCTTGCTCTTGGAGTTGGCGAACCAGTGGTCCTCGATGTGCTGTTTCTGGTTCTCCGACAGCGTCAGACCGATGACGTTGACGTCGTATTTGTCGACGGCCCGCATGATCGTCGAGCCCCAGCCGCAGCCGATGTCGAGCAGCGTCATGCCTGGCTGTAGGCCCAACTTGCCCAAGGAAAGATCGACCTTGGCCATCTGCGCCTCTTCGAGGGACATGTCTTCGCGCTCGAAGTACGCGCAGCTATAGGTCTGGGTGGGGTCCTGCCACAGCTTGAAGAAGTCGTTGGAGATGTCGTAGTGGAACTGGACTTCCTTCTTGTCCGAACCACGGGTCTGGCCCGCCGACTCGGAAAGCCACTTGGACTTCGGGTCGGGCGTACTCACCTGGGATTTTTCCGTTGAACTAGCCACCGCGACTCCTGTCACACTCTTGTACGGTTTCCGACTCGAACGTCGACATGGAGGTGTTCCCCAACAGGGCCGACGTTATGCCTCTGAATTTGTGGAGTACCACGCGGGGGTGCACCACCCGGCTGGTGTCATTGCAGGTGGGCGGCTATCAATTCGCAATGCACCTCGACCCTTTGTAGACTCGGCCACTGAAGCAAATCGCTTGTGCTGCTTTGTTTTCAGTGGCCGCAATGATGGTGCCACAATCTGCCCGCTGTGGGGAGCGGGTTAAGGAAGAGCGCGGCGCGGGAACTCGTTTGAGCGCAGCGGATCGACCTGCAAATTTGCGTACCGAAAGGACGGAAGGATTCATATGGGTTCCCCGAACGGCGGCACTCGCGTGGGTACGCAATTCGGACCGTATGAGCTTCAAGCGCTGATCGGCGAAGGCGGCATGGGCGAGGTGTACCGCGCCTACGACACCGTCAGGGAACGCCTGGTGGCCATCAAGGTGCTGCGCACGGAGGTAGCGGCAGACCAGGGCTTCCAGCAGCGGTTTCGCCGCGAGTCCCGCGTCGCCGCGCGGCTGCAGGAACCGCACGTCATCCCGGTGCACGACTTCGGCGATATCGACGGCGTCCTCTACATCGACATGCGCCTCGTCGAGGGCGCCAGCCTGAAGGACGAGTTACGGGTCAAGGGCGCGCTTCCGCCGACTCGCGCGGTGTCGATCATCAGCCAGGTGGCGGCGGCCCTGGACGCGGCGCACGGCAGCGGGCTGGTGCACCGCGACATCAAGCCGGAGAACGTGTTGCTGACGCCCGACGACTTCGCCTATCTGGTCGACTTCGGCATCGCGCACGGTGGCGGCGAGGCGAACGTGACGAGCACCGGGCTGGTCATCGGGTCGTGCGCCTACATGGCGGCGGAGCGGTTCAGCGGCGGCCGCGGTGGGCCCGCCGCGGACGTGTACTCGTTGACCTGCCTGCTCTACGAGTGCCTGACCGGCCGCGCTCCGTTCGAGGCGGGCGATGTGCGGCAGATGATGGGTGCGCACATGTTCTCGCCGCCGCCGCGGCCCAGCATCATGCGCAGGGGCATCAACCGCGCGTTCGACGACGTCGTCGCGAAGGGCATGGCGAAGCAGCCGAACGACCGGTACACGACGGCTGGTGAGCTGGCCAAAGCGGCTGCAGCGGCGATGACGGATTCGACGGCGGCGCCAGTACCTGTGCCACCTCCGCCGAGCAATACCAGGCAGTTCTCGGCCCTCGACCCGAACCCGGCACGGACGGGCTACCAGCAGCCGCACGGCCCGGTCCCGCCAGCGGTCCCACCGGTCAAGAAGTCGCGGTTCAGCCCGGCGCAGGTGGCGCTGGTGGCAGCGACGATAGCGATGTTCACCGTGGCCGTGGTGCTCGCGGCGGTGCTGGTTTTCAGCGATCGCGGCGGCGAGTCGGCACCGCAGACCAAGCTCGCACTGCCGACGCCCTCGACGACGACGGTCACGACCACGCCGACGGACGAGGAGTCGCCGTCGACCACGAGCACCACTCCCACCACGACGTCGGCCAGATCTGAACCGATTTCGGGGGTGTCTGGAACGGACGCGCAGGGGTTCGTCGGCCATACCGCGCGCTGCGACGCGGGCAGCACGCCTGCTGCGGCGATCAGAACGGCGAATTCCATTGCGGTCGTGTGTGAGTCGGCGCCGGGTACGTACTACTACCGGGGTGAGCGGCTGCGCGACGGAGCCAATCTGCAACTGTCGAACGCGGTTCCGTCGGGCGGTGGGTTCACTGCGGTCAACCCCGCCGACGGCGCCCGCTACGAGGTGCAGCCCGACATGCTGACCATTCTCAGCAGAAGCGGCGTGGATTCGGCGGAGCCCGCGCTGGAGTACGGCTCCGATCAGCGGTGATTTGGGTGCGCCAACACTCGCTCAGCGATCGTCAGCGCACCCAAATCGCACGGATTACGGCCGCATCCGCGTCGTTTGATGGATAGGCTCACGGCGTCAGGGGTCACATCGCGGATCGGGGACTCGACCATGGACAATCGCTCGTACGAACGCGCCAGTGCTGAGGCCCGCAGGCAGGAGCAGGAGGAGAGTGCCCGCCGGCTGCGCGAGTTCCCGACGTTCGAGAAGTTCTCCGACGCCGACCTGAAGAAACTCGTCGAGGCCGCCCACCGCACCTCGACATCTGGCCCCTGGCCGCTGATTCGCCAGCACACCCCGTCGGACGCCTGCTACATCCTGCTCAGCGGCGAAGCGGGTGTCTATGTCGGCCACGAGCGCATCGCCCTCGTCGGGCCGGGCGAGATCATCGGCGAATCCGCGCTGCGCCGCGGCAAACTGCGCAATGCGACGGTGACGACGACCGGTAGGGCCGAGGTGTTGCACATCGAGCGTGACGACCTCGAACGACTGCTCACCGAGGTCCGCCCCCTGCGTGAAACGTTGGACGAGACGGTCGCGCGCCACGTACCTGCATCGGCCACCGCAGAACCGAGTTGACCTGCGGTCGGCCTGTTTTGCTTCTTTGCCGACTAATTTGCGTAGAGCGTCAATTCGATCTTCGGATGAAATGTGCAGCTCAACCCGTGTTTCGTCAGTGATCTCGCATGCGCCGGGGTTTCAACCGACCCGGATGTGGAATGAGTATCGCGAACACGATGTGAGGAGTTGCGATGACCAAAGGCGAGAAGTCGGGCGAAGCCCGCAGGGCCCTGTTCGATTCGGTCAAGGGGAAGGCGAAAGAGGTCGCCGGAGCCATCACGGGGAACGACTCGTTGACCACCGAGGGACAACTCGACCAGGTTGATGCCAAGGATCGTCGAGACGCCGCCAAGGCCGAAGCCGAAGCGGATGCCCAAGCCGCGCATGCACAATCCGTCGCGGACGACGCCAAGCGCGAAGCCTCCGAGGAACGACTGCAGGCGGGGGCGGAGGCG contains:
- a CDS encoding peptidoglycan recognition protein family protein; protein product: MDIRPPDEHEGRPDLISRRRLLWLSGAGLAAAVAPIAVPVVTSAAPVAHQILCRDAWGAAPARPGGRTHTLGRMTIHHTEVTLGDNADAPARLRQHQRYHQDTHGWIDIAYHFSVDRNGNIYQLRRPDLVGDTATSYDPTGHFLVVCEGDFDKEQVSEDQLNGTALVLASAAQQFGISPDTLAGHRDFSSTTTCPGESLYEHVTSGDLRNRVDGLLAAGPVGLPLLCGPEATDTVAAIESGLR
- a CDS encoding DUF4185 domain-containing protein; translation: MSPRHLIASISAVSATVLTVAIGVAPTALAQPCSGAAAAIQPPASSNSGETPDLPGDGRPRGQRPTGANEGAALPSLGQVQGASRYDQQAAVVPDAAQPVPDANPVAPPAPPPPPAPPGTSLVGWVTGPESPNDTVNRFAITGTDLGIMWDNGGGEVLMAFGDTYGYCGVRGQQWRYNALFRSRDGVLSKTVSASSSPLWSQGLSKQIINSIKFSPTEKGIIPTAGIAVGGKQYLNFMSIKNWDSDGRWTTNFSAIAVSPDNGEHWGVYPDSVRPASPNSTDRVRYVAGNENFQQGAFLTPGPGDPYLYSFGTPAGRGGAAYMSRVLPQSVPDLRRYEYWSSASNSWVPGDPAAATPVIPGPVSEMSAQFNKHLGQYLVLYGNGANDMVMRTAPAPQGPWSPERVLVPSMQFPGGIYAPFLHPWSTGRELYYNVSLWSAYNVMLMRTVLP
- a CDS encoding cold-shock protein, which codes for MTQGTVKWFNSDKGFGFIAPDGGADDVFVHFSEIQGNGYKSLEENQRVEFTVEQGTKGPQAVGVSAV
- a CDS encoding DUF5994 family protein, which encodes MNGLSGTRRLARPVRLLLAPQLGSDIDGAWWPHTASVGAELPELIERLHAPLGEIVDIAINWSPTEGPVDFDSIISGARTVDSPGPRRPRLMKVEGRGTCANLLVVPYMTSANLGTMVMRCAAGLPAVHADRGSQLWETARTVMSVARGESAIWAGRLRNPQSSKARPTINESGSPTTSSSLSS
- the ppk2 gene encoding polyphosphate kinase 2, with the translated sequence MTEIDLEALSTSTHGYTVNDEDDDDPVLLDEDGNYIDTWRERYPYDSRLPRAEYERVKRRLQIELLKLQNWSKRTGARHVIVFEGRDAAGKGGTIKRFMEHLNPRGARVVALEKPTDLEKAQWYFQRYVRHLPTAGEMVLFDRSWYNRAGVEKVMGFCTPEEHAEFLRQAPMFEDMLVSQGLDLTKFWFSVSPAEQRTRFAIRLVDPVRNWKFSPMDMESIDKWEQYTQAKQEMFAATDTDYAPWIVVKSNDKKRARINAMRHLLAKFDYDDKDDEVVGEPDSLIVGRALED
- a CDS encoding KasA/KasB family beta-ketoacyl-ACP synthase — protein: MASKTTGDGLPDVVVTAVASSNALATNAEETWQQLLEGQSGIRRLEKPFVDEYNFPVRIGGELREEFDQYLDRVELRRLSYMQKMSRVLGRRLWETAGSPEVDTRRLLVSIGLALASTEAMIRLYDDFQERGMRAANPLAVQMHMPNAPAASVGLDLKARGGITSPVLADASGAAAIAEAWQGIILGEADIAICGGVENCIEAVPVAAFNNLGWLSTNDDDPAGACRPFDTDRDGMVLGEGAALMLIETEEHAKARGAPILARLMGAAITSDGYDVVDPDPTGERAGDAISRAIHLAGLTATDIDHVNAHATGTKLGDLAEAHAIRRALGDHSAAVYAPKAALGHSLGAAGAVEAVLTVQALRDGVIPATRNLKSLDPEIDLDVVVDRPRPGDYRYAVSNSFGLGGNNVVLAFGAP
- a CDS encoding cyclopropane mycolic acid synthase family methyltransferase; protein product: MTDIESGPTDMRPHFEEIQAHYDLSDEFFGLFQDSSRTYSCAFFERDDMTLGEAQLAKIDLALGKLDLQPGMTLLDVGCGWGSVMQRAVERYDVNVVGLTLSKNQHRYCRQLFKSLDTDRSTRVELHGWEEFDEPVDRIVSIEAFEAFPKERYFPFFETCNRILPEGGRLVLQTIMGHPLKRWPDLGIPIVMSDLKFMRFIAKEIFPGGSIPCDEDIIGLSDKAGFSMHHFETLNPHYVRTLRTWADNLEAAHDEAVAATSEEVYERYMKYLTGCADFFERGISELGQFTLVKG
- a CDS encoding cyclopropane mycolic acid synthase family methyltransferase, with translation MSTPDPKSKWLSESAGQTRGSDKKEVQFHYDISNDFFKLWQDPTQTYSCAYFEREDMSLEEAQMAKVDLSLGKLGLQPGMTLLDIGCGWGSTIMRAVDKYDVNVIGLTLSENQKQHIEDHWFANSKSKRNMEVRLQPWEDFDEPVDRIVSIGAFEHFGFNKYDDYFKKTFNCLPEDGVMLLHTIIIPEDEEIKAKGLPLTMSNVRFIKFIMDEIYPGGRLPLASMVKKHAVGAGFNVTREQHLQPHYVRTLDTWAANLEAKKDEAIAVTSDEVYERFLKYLTGCADLFRNGYTDVCQFTCEKA
- a CDS encoding serine/threonine-protein kinase; translated protein: MGSPNGGTRVGTQFGPYELQALIGEGGMGEVYRAYDTVRERLVAIKVLRTEVAADQGFQQRFRRESRVAARLQEPHVIPVHDFGDIDGVLYIDMRLVEGASLKDELRVKGALPPTRAVSIISQVAAALDAAHGSGLVHRDIKPENVLLTPDDFAYLVDFGIAHGGGEANVTSTGLVIGSCAYMAAERFSGGRGGPAADVYSLTCLLYECLTGRAPFEAGDVRQMMGAHMFSPPPRPSIMRRGINRAFDDVVAKGMAKQPNDRYTTAGELAKAAAAAMTDSTAAPVPVPPPPSNTRQFSALDPNPARTGYQQPHGPVPPAVPPVKKSRFSPAQVALVAATIAMFTVAVVLAAVLVFSDRGGESAPQTKLALPTPSTTTVTTTPTDEESPSTTSTTPTTTSARSEPISGVSGTDAQGFVGHTARCDAGSTPAAAIRTANSIAVVCESAPGTYYYRGERLRDGANLQLSNAVPSGGGFTAVNPADGARYEVQPDMLTILSRSGVDSAEPALEYGSDQR
- a CDS encoding cyclic nucleotide-binding domain-containing protein — its product is MDNRSYERASAEARRQEQEESARRLREFPTFEKFSDADLKKLVEAAHRTSTSGPWPLIRQHTPSDACYILLSGEAGVYVGHERIALVGPGEIIGESALRRGKLRNATVTTTGRAEVLHIERDDLERLLTEVRPLRETLDETVARHVPASATAEPS